In a genomic window of Bradyrhizobium ontarionense:
- a CDS encoding non-ribosomal peptide synthetase, protein MSGAIRDIYPLTPLQQGILFHTLMAPRDGLYIDQLAVELETDGDFDLPAFAEAVGAAVGAIDVLRTAFVWEGQEGPLQLVLDHAPMTVGQLDWRSLDETEAGDKLEAFLAEERNAGFDLAKPPLMRMTAVHWSDGSWRLVTTYHHIILDAWSIVNLFAEIRKNYRVVRGPARTPPSEHRYSFKDYVLSLPARLRPDAEPFWRDALSNVSGPTSLAVKRAGSEPRGGHLCAEHVFVLSAEQTAQIRAAAKRAAVTLATLVEGAWALLLARYAGTSDVLFGITFAGRPADQPDAAAKIGLFINTLPVRVTVNASDRVGPWLRELHRQFANLRAHEFTPLPKIKEWAGLPQGVALFDSVMAFENIPGAVSKPDAARQTIDARNGRYLFRTNYPINVMVVPADEMMLRINYDTGLYDPAAIGRAMEHFASLLVGLSENEQRRLGDLPLMSRQERDEVLAAGLGPVGAYPADRCIHELFEDQATRFPDGIAVVDGVREWTYRELDERANALAWRIIEAGVGPEKRVVICAERSAELAAGVLAILKAGGVHVPLDPDYPKARLASMLQRAKPALILCEPSLLALLPESPAMIVPLERSIDGNRSGERPSRRAKPDNAAYVIFTSGSTGVPKGIELAHRGLCNMIPCWNELFDVRAGDRVLQFASFSFDASVWEIFSALISGATLCFGDRATLYSAERLLGALRELRITHALLPPSLLGVLDPDELPQLRCVAAIGERCTMDIARRWKTDRRFYNAYGPAEATITDCVHEVPDVRRSVGDPPIGHPMTNVRLYALDPDQQLVPSGVAGELHIGGVNLARGYIELAGATAEKFLPDPFSGIPGARMYRTGDLVRINDDGEFEYLGRADSQVKIRGVRVELNEVEGALRRHSAVRDAIVVARDVQAGLPEQRLIAYLIVPDVGARNVASLRSYLRGVLPEAMVPSVFVFIDRMPLTPNGKIDKKGLPDPDFSRSDAIGEFTAPRSEMERRLAGIWAKVLRLEKVGIRDNFFDLGGDSIVSIRLVAAAQRAGLTLTPRLIFENQTIDELARALAPGGGAVAAPIIRPAGPFPATPVQRWFLLHAGRNISHENLSIVLRVDPGLSESKLAAALQQLVDRHDSLRLKAEWTEGGEWRLLIRPPGAMVNLQRVRTPQRDVFEQLTRVQEQLVPERGQVFAAVLLQGEKGGDRLLMSAHHLSIDAMSWTILLDDLTALCQDQTLPDPMVPFAAWADALHGHAARGAFAGHADYWLQLLQGAPVAGADMAADAGFESELVRFTRDETDRLLAIVPATANPGDFLLLAIMAAVGGGTLVDMESMGRRLSEVPIDPSRTVGWFTAIAPFRLPARLPEELDLAMREVSQRRLEWEDHAASYGILAGRDDATARQLCSAPPRQVLFNWLGRLDRICPEDGPFELLDQEPGLLRSPDRARPYPVELNAWLIGGQLNLHWTLPAKGRQRERARMVAASVRRTLLERAEPIGAIETDLSSEELAVALASMNL, encoded by the coding sequence GGCACCGAGGGACGGCCTTTATATCGATCAGTTGGCGGTCGAACTCGAGACCGATGGAGACTTCGACCTACCGGCTTTCGCGGAAGCCGTTGGTGCCGCCGTCGGGGCGATTGACGTGCTGCGCACGGCCTTTGTCTGGGAAGGACAGGAAGGGCCGCTGCAATTGGTGCTGGATCACGCGCCAATGACGGTAGGGCAGCTCGATTGGCGCTCACTCGACGAGACCGAGGCCGGCGACAAGCTCGAAGCATTTCTTGCCGAAGAACGCAATGCCGGGTTCGATCTTGCAAAGCCGCCGCTGATGCGGATGACGGCTGTGCATTGGTCGGATGGATCCTGGCGACTTGTCACGACCTACCATCACATCATTCTTGACGCATGGTCCATCGTCAACCTGTTCGCCGAAATCCGGAAAAACTATCGGGTGGTGCGTGGTCCCGCACGGACACCTCCGAGCGAGCATCGTTATTCCTTCAAGGACTACGTTCTTTCTCTTCCGGCTCGTCTGAGACCTGATGCAGAGCCGTTTTGGCGCGATGCGTTGTCGAACGTGTCGGGACCGACATCGTTGGCGGTGAAGCGCGCAGGTTCCGAACCCCGGGGCGGTCATCTATGTGCCGAGCACGTTTTCGTTCTCTCGGCGGAGCAGACCGCGCAGATCCGCGCGGCGGCCAAGCGGGCGGCAGTAACCTTGGCGACGCTGGTCGAGGGCGCCTGGGCTCTCTTGCTTGCCCGCTATGCCGGCACCAGCGATGTGCTGTTTGGGATCACCTTCGCAGGCCGCCCGGCGGATCAGCCGGATGCGGCAGCCAAGATCGGCCTCTTCATCAATACCCTGCCGGTGCGAGTCACCGTCAATGCTTCCGATCGAGTCGGGCCGTGGCTGCGCGAGCTGCACCGACAATTTGCCAACCTGCGGGCCCACGAGTTCACGCCACTGCCCAAGATCAAGGAATGGGCGGGCCTGCCGCAGGGGGTGGCGCTGTTTGACAGCGTGATGGCATTCGAGAACATTCCGGGGGCCGTAAGCAAGCCGGACGCTGCACGACAAACGATCGATGCACGAAATGGCCGCTATCTGTTCCGGACCAACTATCCGATCAATGTGATGGTTGTCCCGGCCGATGAGATGATGCTGCGGATCAACTATGATACCGGCCTGTATGACCCGGCCGCCATCGGGCGGGCGATGGAGCATTTCGCGTCGCTGCTCGTTGGGCTTTCCGAAAATGAGCAGAGGAGGCTCGGCGATCTTCCGCTGATGAGCCGCCAGGAGCGCGACGAAGTGCTGGCGGCAGGTCTCGGTCCCGTCGGAGCATATCCGGCAGACCGTTGCATCCACGAACTGTTTGAAGATCAGGCGACCCGGTTTCCCGACGGCATTGCAGTTGTCGACGGTGTGCGCGAATGGACATATCGCGAGCTGGACGAGCGCGCCAACGCGCTCGCCTGGCGGATCATCGAGGCCGGGGTCGGCCCGGAAAAGCGCGTCGTCATCTGTGCCGAACGATCCGCTGAACTCGCGGCCGGGGTCCTTGCGATCCTCAAGGCCGGCGGCGTGCACGTGCCGCTTGATCCGGACTACCCGAAGGCCCGGCTTGCCAGCATGTTGCAGAGGGCGAAGCCGGCGCTGATCCTGTGCGAGCCGTCGCTGCTGGCCCTGCTGCCTGAGAGTCCAGCCATGATCGTGCCGCTGGAGCGATCGATCGATGGCAACAGGTCGGGCGAACGGCCTAGCCGCCGCGCAAAGCCCGACAATGCCGCTTATGTCATCTTCACCTCCGGATCAACCGGCGTGCCGAAGGGAATCGAGCTGGCGCACCGGGGCCTCTGCAACATGATTCCCTGCTGGAACGAGCTGTTTGACGTTCGAGCCGGGGATCGCGTGCTGCAGTTCGCGTCGTTTTCCTTTGACGCCTCCGTTTGGGAGATCTTCTCGGCGCTCATCTCCGGCGCCACGCTTTGTTTCGGTGATCGCGCCACTCTTTATTCCGCTGAGCGTCTGCTGGGTGCATTGCGCGAGCTGCGAATCACACACGCACTACTTCCGCCGTCCCTGCTGGGCGTGCTCGATCCGGACGAACTGCCGCAGCTGCGTTGCGTAGCTGCGATCGGAGAGCGCTGCACGATGGACATCGCGCGGCGCTGGAAGACGGATCGTCGGTTCTACAATGCCTACGGCCCTGCGGAGGCGACGATCACCGATTGCGTGCACGAGGTGCCGGATGTTCGGCGGTCGGTCGGAGATCCGCCTATCGGGCATCCGATGACGAACGTACGCCTGTACGCCCTCGATCCCGATCAGCAATTGGTTCCGAGCGGCGTTGCCGGTGAGCTGCATATCGGGGGCGTCAATCTGGCGCGCGGCTATATCGAGCTCGCCGGCGCGACCGCGGAGAAATTCTTGCCCGATCCGTTTTCCGGCATCCCGGGGGCACGGATGTATCGCACGGGCGACCTTGTTCGCATCAACGATGACGGAGAGTTCGAATATCTCGGTCGAGCGGACTCGCAGGTCAAGATTCGCGGCGTGCGCGTCGAACTCAACGAAGTCGAAGGTGCCCTGCGCCGCCATTCGGCGGTTCGCGACGCCATCGTGGTGGCCCGCGACGTACAGGCCGGATTGCCGGAGCAACGCCTGATCGCCTACTTGATCGTTCCCGATGTGGGGGCTCGCAACGTCGCGAGTTTGCGCAGCTACCTGCGGGGCGTGCTGCCGGAAGCCATGGTGCCGTCGGTCTTCGTCTTCATCGATCGCATGCCTCTCACTCCGAACGGAAAGATCGACAAGAAGGGATTGCCGGATCCTGATTTCTCGCGTTCGGACGCGATAGGCGAGTTCACCGCCCCGCGGAGCGAGATGGAGCGGCGACTGGCCGGGATCTGGGCGAAAGTGCTGCGGCTGGAGAAGGTCGGCATTCGCGACAACTTCTTCGACCTGGGCGGCGATTCGATCGTCAGCATCAGGCTGGTCGCGGCGGCCCAGCGGGCCGGCCTGACCCTCACGCCGCGACTGATCTTCGAAAACCAGACCATTGACGAACTCGCGCGCGCTCTTGCCCCGGGGGGCGGTGCTGTTGCCGCGCCGATCATCCGGCCTGCAGGTCCGTTTCCGGCGACACCGGTTCAGCGCTGGTTTCTGCTGCATGCGGGACGGAACATTTCGCACGAGAACCTCTCGATCGTCCTTCGGGTGGACCCCGGCCTCTCTGAAAGCAAATTGGCCGCCGCACTCCAGCAGCTTGTCGATCGTCACGATTCCCTTCGACTGAAGGCCGAGTGGACCGAAGGCGGAGAATGGCGTCTGCTCATTCGGCCGCCCGGCGCGATGGTGAATTTACAGCGGGTGCGAACGCCGCAGAGGGATGTCTTTGAACAGCTGACGCGGGTACAGGAGCAACTTGTTCCAGAGCGTGGGCAGGTGTTCGCCGCCGTATTGCTGCAAGGAGAGAAAGGGGGCGATCGGCTCCTGATGTCGGCGCACCACCTGTCGATCGATGCGATGTCATGGACCATTCTGCTCGATGATCTGACGGCGCTTTGTCAGGACCAGACATTGCCAGATCCGATGGTTCCCTTTGCCGCCTGGGCTGATGCCCTGCACGGCCATGCGGCGCGTGGGGCCTTCGCAGGGCATGCCGATTATTGGCTGCAGCTCCTGCAGGGAGCTCCGGTTGCCGGTGCGGACATGGCCGCAGATGCCGGGTTCGAGAGCGAATTGGTGCGGTTCACACGCGATGAGACGGACCGTCTCCTCGCAATTGTTCCTGCTACCGCAAATCCCGGTGATTTCCTCCTGCTGGCGATCATGGCTGCGGTTGGCGGCGGAACTCTGGTTGACATGGAATCGATGGGCCGTCGTCTGAGCGAGGTCCCAATTGATCCGTCGCGAACGGTCGGATGGTTCACCGCGATTGCGCCCTTTCGGCTTCCGGCCCGCCTGCCCGAGGAGCTCGATCTCGCAATGCGCGAGGTCTCGCAGCGTCGTCTGGAATGGGAGGACCATGCCGCGAGCTATGGAATTCTCGCCGGCCGCGACGACGCCACGGCAAGGCAGCTGTGTTCCGCACCGCCACGGCAGGTTCTGTTCAACTGGCTCGGCCGTCTGGACCGCATCTGTCCCGAAGACGGCCCGTTTGAACTGTTGGATCAAGAGCCCGGTCTTTTGCGTAGCCCCGATCGGGCTCGCCCGTATCCGGTCGAGCTCAATGCATGGTTGATCGGCGGGCAATTGAACCTGCACTGGACGCTGCCCGCGAAGGGACGGCAGCGCGAGCGCGCGCGTATGGTCGCCGCGAGCGTTCGCAGGACGCTGCTCGAGCGGGCCGAGCCAATTGGCGCGATCGAAACGGACCTTTCCAGCGAAGAGCTTGCCGTCGCGCTGGCAAGCATGAACCTATAG
- a CDS encoding non-ribosomal peptide synthetase, with translation MSSLDSITGVFSLSPTQRGMLLGVDARRDQSAHIVCFACRLAGELRLAEFERAWRRVLRRHSILRTGFSGDGKAEIFQFARADVDLPFEVLTDGRSLDAYIAIDGRRRFDLDRPPLIRVAVLLQAPGAAELVLTHHHAVMDGWALRHILDEVMACYGAECAGTEPELPTAVPFSRFIRWWRRRDAGSDSSFWQQRLAGFNDPVPIGAAKRPTGPADGYGVKDWRGTPDLADAVRHCAQRLRITPALLMQAAWALTLAHLSGRSDIVIGVTSSGRSAGFDGADQVVGPLMVTLPQRFIVDVRADVGAWLSNAARGALDAAQYEHADSVAIREAAAVPVSRTLFESVVVVQNLPVESVRLTVAGLTLDLSDVRVEGGQGTYPLVLSVFAGEALAFRLVYSRARFDDSDLPEIVHAFETALVRLCRAASSTLGEVLQGMPSAAQGRWIAPAAPVFVAPIGPLELQIAEAWRDIFRRPVGRDDGFLDSGGNSILALELAASLSRRLGFEIPLKWIFEDGSVARLAARLEDPTELTEAVSPLVPDASNRERPFPLTEVQRAYWVGRARGFELGGINSFTLLEVAIGRVEPYELETAWNRLVERHPMLRAELTSDGQQRIRPTVPWMPLGHRDFSHLSGTALEQAQQELRNEMRGQVADPTRWPLFSLCISEFADGERRLNVAYDPIVCDAGSIRLIANELAMLIAEPTVDLPPLAVDFRDYVLGIGRLRDGPAGARASDYWNRRIDQLPAAPELPVVPGRSDAAPCFKRRNATLHADAWLRLQARCQEARITPSALLMAIYASVVADWSRTRHFALNITLFNRAPLHPDVARMVGDFTSLTLLEVDLRQVQSLAELAGRMHTQLLNDLEHRIVDGVEVMRRLSSRTAAGQLVMPVVFTSTLGQQSLDPGGTTPIGHLVQGYGQTPQVYLDCQVGEWGGDLHCWWDCLDERLQPGVAEDMFAAFNGLLQRLSEDVAAMGRILPALIPPASLATRARVNETRSPIAEDTLDQLFLRSVECAPDAPALISRHSVMTYRELERASLALALRVAETAGAAEPVAIFAKHAHPLAIASMAVLRAGKAFTRIDPAWPLERQRIVLAIAGCRTALVDSEADIDLPADIARMPIRSETIADPAPISSRAPDSTAYVMFTSGSTGTPKGVTITHRAAVNTIFDINRRLTLTRDDRVLAVSAATFDLSIYDLFGPLAVGGTMVCIEPDEWRNPLAWMTAIARHGVTVWNSTPALMEMLVDQAESAGQPRSLGSLRAVLLSGDWIPLALPQRVRRLAPEASCIGLGGATEAAIWSTWHPLDKAEAEWSSYPYGAPLANQTTHVLNEWLQPCPDWVAGTLYIGGVGVATGYWARPDLTEAAFIVHPETGERLFKTGDLARFRPDGKLEFLGREDGQVKVRGHRIELGEIETALANHPDILAAVALADRRGISAYCVGKPDRQSPDSDRIQRYLTSALPYYMVPRDIHVIETLPLTANGKVDRSALAALAVRPEPKTGEARRIGELTEIVATAAAGLIGIDTLQADDDFFAAGGDSISGTQLIGRLGVLTGRTIALPRLFELRTPGAIAEALLNEGAAAASAIPRLPATTSAPASMAQRRFWLLDRFQPGDPRYVIAGSLELRGAVDIVALAAAVSDLVTRHEPLRTTLDEVAGELVQIIHEPPERPLHIFQVAASGEALAALFREFASLPFDLSREAPARFRLLQIAPERSIFQFSIHHIACDAWSLGVISADISRAYAFHRGKAPPPAALSLRYADFAGWERQQMRGERIAEARRWWGARLTGLGSQKLSILAGPTREQHRVFPVELDEPTCRRLEGCATRAGATLYTVLLAVFAAALRVHGGRDDIVIASSVSGRTHSELENLVGCFINLILIRIDLSSAPSLDEVVKRSQGFIAGALMRQDLPFEEIAAAARAAGAGDESPYVAVFVLQNTPPGRISLDELEVSMPDHSLGLSRYALHLHLHRADGKLRGALRTNAEIVGRGLGAELAELFARLCEAASAEPATALQSLLERIGGGQTRRRVHQTRLNRMLRTQGSSLQEVADNE, from the coding sequence GTGAGCAGCCTAGACAGCATCACAGGCGTCTTCAGCTTGAGCCCTACGCAGCGGGGAATGCTGCTTGGCGTCGACGCGAGACGGGACCAGTCGGCACATATCGTCTGCTTTGCCTGTCGCCTGGCCGGCGAGTTGCGTCTGGCCGAATTCGAGCGCGCCTGGCGACGGGTGTTGCGACGCCACTCGATTTTGCGCACAGGTTTTAGTGGGGATGGCAAAGCAGAGATTTTCCAGTTCGCACGCGCAGATGTCGATCTTCCGTTCGAAGTTCTCACTGACGGCCGGTCGCTCGACGCGTATATCGCCATCGACGGGCGACGCCGGTTTGATCTGGACCGTCCGCCGCTCATCCGGGTCGCTGTCCTGCTGCAAGCACCAGGTGCCGCCGAACTGGTGCTTACTCACCATCACGCGGTGATGGATGGCTGGGCGTTGCGTCATATCCTTGACGAGGTCATGGCGTGCTACGGAGCGGAGTGCGCCGGCACCGAGCCCGAATTGCCGACGGCCGTACCGTTCAGCCGGTTCATTCGCTGGTGGCGGCGGCGCGACGCTGGGTCCGACTCATCATTCTGGCAACAAAGGCTCGCAGGGTTCAATGATCCGGTTCCGATCGGTGCCGCGAAGCGACCGACCGGGCCTGCCGATGGCTACGGCGTCAAGGATTGGCGGGGCACTCCGGATCTTGCTGACGCTGTTCGCCATTGTGCTCAGCGTCTCCGGATAACTCCGGCACTCCTGATGCAGGCGGCCTGGGCGCTGACGCTCGCGCATCTGAGCGGGCGCTCGGACATCGTGATCGGCGTGACCTCATCCGGCCGATCCGCCGGGTTCGATGGCGCTGATCAGGTTGTCGGGCCGTTGATGGTGACGCTTCCTCAGCGGTTTATTGTCGATGTGCGCGCCGACGTTGGAGCGTGGTTATCCAATGCGGCACGTGGCGCGCTTGATGCGGCCCAGTACGAGCACGCGGATTCGGTGGCGATTCGAGAAGCCGCTGCTGTTCCCGTCAGTCGCACGTTGTTCGAGAGCGTCGTGGTTGTACAGAATCTGCCAGTCGAGTCGGTACGATTGACTGTGGCTGGACTGACGCTCGATCTCTCCGACGTCCGCGTCGAAGGAGGTCAGGGCACATATCCGCTGGTGCTGTCTGTCTTTGCGGGCGAGGCGCTCGCCTTTCGATTGGTCTACAGCCGTGCCAGGTTCGATGACAGCGATCTCCCTGAGATTGTTCACGCATTCGAGACCGCGCTGGTCCGGCTGTGCCGCGCTGCGAGCTCCACACTCGGCGAGGTTCTGCAGGGAATGCCCTCAGCGGCCCAGGGGCGCTGGATTGCGCCCGCCGCGCCAGTCTTCGTGGCGCCGATAGGACCCCTCGAATTGCAGATCGCGGAGGCGTGGCGAGACATCTTCAGGCGGCCGGTTGGGCGCGATGACGGCTTTCTCGATAGCGGGGGTAACTCAATTCTTGCGCTCGAGCTCGCAGCTTCGCTATCGCGGCGTCTGGGGTTCGAGATACCTCTGAAATGGATCTTTGAGGATGGCTCCGTTGCTCGCCTCGCGGCGCGGCTCGAGGACCCGACCGAATTGACAGAGGCGGTGTCGCCGCTTGTTCCTGATGCCTCTAACCGGGAGCGGCCATTTCCTCTGACCGAGGTTCAAAGAGCCTACTGGGTTGGGCGCGCACGCGGCTTCGAGCTTGGCGGGATCAATTCATTCACGCTCCTGGAAGTGGCGATCGGTCGGGTCGAGCCCTACGAGCTTGAAACAGCCTGGAATCGCTTGGTGGAACGGCACCCGATGCTACGGGCGGAACTGACGAGCGACGGACAGCAGCGGATTCGCCCGACCGTTCCGTGGATGCCGCTCGGGCATCGCGATTTTTCGCACCTGTCGGGGACGGCGCTGGAGCAGGCCCAGCAGGAGTTGCGGAACGAGATGCGCGGTCAGGTCGCGGATCCGACCCGCTGGCCGCTGTTCTCGCTATGCATATCAGAGTTCGCCGACGGTGAGCGGCGTCTCAATGTGGCATACGATCCGATCGTCTGCGATGCCGGCAGTATCCGGCTGATCGCGAACGAATTGGCGATGCTGATTGCCGAACCGACCGTTGATCTGCCGCCTTTGGCGGTCGATTTCCGCGACTACGTGCTTGGAATAGGCCGGCTCCGCGATGGTCCGGCTGGCGCACGCGCCTCGGACTACTGGAACAGGCGGATCGATCAGTTGCCGGCGGCGCCGGAGCTACCCGTTGTACCGGGCCGGTCGGATGCCGCTCCGTGCTTCAAGCGTCGAAATGCGACGCTTCATGCGGATGCCTGGCTCCGGCTGCAGGCCAGGTGTCAGGAAGCCAGGATCACCCCCTCGGCGCTCCTGATGGCGATCTATGCCTCGGTCGTCGCGGACTGGTCCAGAACGCGCCATTTCGCTTTGAACATTACGTTGTTCAACCGGGCGCCCCTGCATCCTGACGTAGCTCGTATGGTCGGCGATTTCACCTCGCTCACGCTTCTTGAGGTCGACTTGAGGCAAGTCCAATCGCTGGCCGAGCTGGCAGGCCGGATGCATACCCAGCTGTTGAACGATCTCGAGCATCGAATCGTCGATGGTGTCGAGGTCATGCGCCGTCTGTCGAGTCGCACGGCTGCCGGTCAGCTGGTCATGCCGGTCGTCTTCACAAGTACACTTGGGCAACAGTCCCTCGATCCAGGAGGGACGACACCGATTGGTCACCTGGTTCAGGGATACGGGCAAACGCCTCAGGTCTATCTCGATTGTCAAGTCGGTGAGTGGGGCGGCGATCTACATTGCTGGTGGGATTGTCTGGATGAACGGCTGCAGCCGGGCGTCGCCGAGGATATGTTCGCTGCATTCAACGGCCTGCTGCAGCGACTGTCCGAGGACGTGGCTGCGATGGGTCGCATCCTGCCGGCCCTTATTCCACCAGCGAGCCTCGCGACACGTGCGCGAGTGAACGAGACGCGATCGCCGATCGCGGAAGACACGCTGGATCAGTTGTTTCTGCGAAGCGTCGAATGTGCTCCGGATGCGCCGGCACTCATCAGCCGGCATTCGGTCATGACCTATCGAGAGCTCGAACGTGCGTCCTTGGCGCTTGCTCTTCGGGTCGCCGAGACGGCCGGCGCCGCCGAACCAGTCGCCATTTTCGCAAAGCACGCCCATCCGCTGGCGATCGCGTCGATGGCGGTGCTGCGTGCAGGCAAGGCGTTTACCCGCATCGATCCGGCTTGGCCCTTGGAGCGGCAACGGATCGTGCTGGCCATCGCAGGCTGTCGGACGGCACTGGTCGATAGTGAGGCCGACATCGATTTGCCGGCCGACATCGCTCGGATGCCGATACGATCGGAAACGATAGCAGATCCCGCACCGATCAGCAGTCGCGCGCCGGACTCGACTGCCTATGTGATGTTTACGTCCGGATCAACCGGTACTCCAAAGGGAGTCACGATCACTCATCGTGCAGCAGTCAACACCATTTTCGACATCAACCGGCGTCTGACACTGACTCGTGACGATCGCGTCCTGGCCGTTTCGGCGGCAACATTCGACCTGTCGATCTATGATTTGTTTGGTCCGCTCGCGGTGGGCGGAACGATGGTTTGTATCGAGCCCGACGAGTGGCGAAATCCGCTGGCGTGGATGACGGCGATCGCCCGCCATGGTGTGACAGTGTGGAATTCTACTCCCGCACTGATGGAAATGCTGGTGGACCAGGCGGAATCGGCCGGGCAACCGCGAAGCCTCGGGTCACTTCGCGCAGTTCTGCTGAGCGGCGACTGGATTCCTCTTGCGTTGCCGCAGCGAGTGCGGCGGCTTGCTCCGGAGGCATCCTGCATCGGTCTTGGTGGCGCGACCGAGGCCGCGATCTGGTCGACTTGGCATCCGCTCGACAAGGCTGAAGCCGAATGGTCAAGCTATCCGTATGGCGCGCCGCTTGCGAACCAGACGACCCATGTTCTCAATGAATGGCTGCAGCCGTGTCCCGACTGGGTTGCGGGCACGCTCTATATCGGAGGCGTCGGTGTTGCGACTGGCTATTGGGCGCGGCCGGACCTGACCGAAGCTGCCTTTATCGTTCATCCGGAAACGGGCGAGCGCCTGTTCAAGACGGGAGACCTGGCGCGCTTCCGGCCGGACGGAAAGCTCGAATTTCTCGGTCGGGAAGACGGACAAGTGAAGGTCCGCGGGCACCGGATAGAACTTGGAGAGATCGAGACGGCATTGGCCAATCACCCGGATATCCTGGCGGCCGTTGCTCTCGCCGATCGACGGGGCATTTCGGCCTACTGCGTCGGAAAGCCGGATCGCCAATCTCCGGACTCGGATCGAATTCAACGGTATCTGACGAGCGCGCTGCCATACTACATGGTGCCCCGCGACATCCATGTCATCGAGACACTTCCTCTCACTGCGAACGGAAAGGTCGATCGGTCCGCGCTCGCCGCACTCGCCGTTCGGCCAGAGCCGAAGACTGGAGAGGCGAGGCGGATCGGAGAGCTGACGGAGATCGTCGCCACAGCCGCGGCGGGGCTGATCGGAATCGACACGCTGCAGGCGGACGACGATTTCTTCGCGGCCGGCGGAGACTCGATCTCGGGGACGCAGCTCATCGGGCGCCTGGGCGTCCTGACAGGCCGGACGATTGCGTTGCCGCGGCTGTTCGAGTTGCGCACGCCGGGCGCGATAGCGGAAGCTCTGTTGAACGAGGGTGCTGCAGCCGCGAGCGCGATCCCGCGACTTCCGGCTACGACAAGTGCGCCGGCCAGCATGGCCCAGCGCCGTTTCTGGCTGCTCGATCGTTTCCAGCCTGGTGACCCGCGCTATGTCATTGCCGGCTCGCTCGAGCTCCGCGGAGCGGTGGACATCGTTGCGCTCGCTGCCGCAGTCTCGGATCTCGTCACGCGTCATGAGCCCCTGCGGACCACCCTTGACGAAGTTGCCGGCGAGCTCGTCCAGATCATCCACGAGCCGCCCGAACGGCCGCTTCATATCTTCCAGGTCGCCGCGTCGGGCGAAGCCCTTGCAGCGCTTTTCCGCGAGTTCGCCTCGCTGCCCTTCGATCTGAGCCGGGAAGCTCCTGCCCGCTTTCGCTTGCTGCAGATCGCGCCCGAGCGCAGCATCTTCCAGTTCTCAATCCATCATATCGCCTGCGATGCCTGGTCGCTCGGTGTCATCAGCGCGGACATTTCCCGTGCCTATGCCTTCCATCGGGGCAAGGCGCCGCCGCCTGCTGCGCTGTCGTTGCGATACGCCGATTTTGCCGGCTGGGAACGCCAGCAGATGCGCGGCGAACGAATTGCCGAGGCCCGCCGCTGGTGGGGTGCCCGCCTTACCGGACTTGGTTCCCAGAAACTGTCGATCCTGGCAGGTCCGACTCGGGAGCAGCATCGGGTATTTCCGGTCGAGCTCGACGAGCCGACTTGCCGGCGTCTGGAGGGGTGTGCGACGCGAGCCGGCGCCACGCTTTATACGGTGCTGCTCGCGGTCTTCGCCGCCGCTCTCCGCGTACATGGCGGACGTGATGACATCGTCATCGCCAGTTCGGTATCCGGGCGCACGCACTCAGAGCTCGAAAATCTGGTCGGCTGTTTCATCAATCTCATTCTCATTCGCATCGATCTGAGCTCTGCGCCATCGCTGGACGAAGTGGTCAAACGTTCGCAGGGCTTCATTGCCGGTGCATTGATGCGGCAGGACTTGCCTTTTGAGGAGATCGCTGCCGCCGCGCGGGCCGCCGGCGCGGGCGACGAATCGCCATACGTCGCGGTGTTCGTTCTGCAGAACACGCCGCCGGGCCGGATCTCATTGGACGAACTTGAGGTCTCGATGCCCGACCATTCGCTCGGGCTCAGCCGCTACGCCCTGCATCTGCACTTGCATCGGGCGGACGGTAAGTTGCGCGGAGCACTGAGAACGAATGCAGAGATCGTCGGCCGAGGTTTGGGCGCTGAGCTTGCCGAGCTGTTCGCGCGACTCTGCGAGGCGGCATCGGCCGAGCCGGCCACCGCGCTGCAGAGTCTGCTTGAACGGATCGGCGGCGGGCAGACGCGTCGCCGTGTCCATCAGACCCGCTTGAACCGGATGCTGCGCACGCAGGGTAGTTCGCTGCAAGAGGTCGCCGACAATGAATGA